In one Aquabacterium sp. OR-4 genomic region, the following are encoded:
- a CDS encoding class II glutamine amidotransferase: protein MCQLMGMNANTPTDVMFSFAGLATRASEHKDGFGIAFFEDRGVRLFVDPESALHSPVAELVKRYPIRSSHVLAHIRKATQGQVMLQNTHPFVRELWGRYWVFAHNGDLKDFRPRLHGSFRPVGDTDSEHAFCWLMQELAKAHASVPTVDELTHTLAELLPQPARHGTFNCLLGNGQALWAHCSTQLHWLERKHPFGAAHLADEDLTVDFAPHTRPGDRVAIVATQPLTRGEDWAAFAPGELRVFVDGQASRR, encoded by the coding sequence ATGTGTCAGCTGATGGGCATGAACGCCAACACGCCCACCGACGTGATGTTCTCGTTTGCCGGCCTGGCCACGCGCGCCAGCGAGCACAAGGACGGCTTCGGCATCGCGTTCTTCGAGGACCGCGGCGTGCGCCTGTTCGTCGATCCCGAGAGCGCGCTGCACTCGCCGGTGGCCGAGCTGGTCAAGCGCTACCCGATCCGCAGCAGCCATGTGCTGGCCCACATCCGCAAGGCCACGCAGGGCCAGGTGATGCTGCAGAACACCCACCCCTTCGTGCGCGAGCTGTGGGGCCGCTACTGGGTGTTTGCGCACAACGGCGACCTGAAGGATTTCAGGCCACGCCTGCACGGCAGCTTCCGCCCGGTGGGCGACACCGACAGCGAGCACGCGTTCTGCTGGCTGATGCAGGAGCTGGCCAAGGCCCATGCCAGCGTGCCCACGGTGGATGAGCTCACGCACACGCTGGCCGAGCTGCTGCCGCAGCCCGCGCGCCACGGCACCTTCAACTGCCTGCTGGGCAACGGCCAGGCGCTGTGGGCGCACTGCAGCACCCAGCTGCACTGGCTGGAGCGCAAGCATCCCTTCGGCGCCGCCCACCTGGCCGACGAGGATCTGACGGTGGACTTCGCGCCGCACACCCGGCCCGGCGACCGCGTGGCCATCGTCGCCACCCAGCCACTGACCCGCGGCGAGGACTGGGCGGCGTTTGCGCCGGGCGAGCTACGCGTGTTTGTCGACGGCCAGGCCAGCCGGCGCTGA
- a CDS encoding NAD(P)/FAD-dependent oxidoreductase, with amino-acid sequence MNHALSTLPPHCDVLVVGAGPAGSACAQWLARQGLAVVQVDQQSFPRDKVCGDGLIPDAHHALQRLGVHDEVMAQAQAVAHVGCIGPRGGRVDVPGRLAVLPRRELDHILQRAAVRAGAHFFAPWRFEAPLLDAAGERVVGARLKAPGAAEGQALRARWVVLATGAAPKPLQAAGVCERHTPSGIALRGYVKNQAMVGRIQALEVVWHKRLRKGYGWIFPCRDGVFNIGVGLAHSHDQAVDGKGSMQDVNLRELFSAFTEVHPHAAQLMAGGSVVGELKGAPLRCSLEGARWSRPGLLVTGEAAGSTYAFTGEGIGKAMETGLLAAEALLGDLGMAAAPGSPRAVPDTTPDAATDAAVRQAYEQGLAALKPRFDLYERANRVNHHPWLADLLIWRANKSARILRRMAGVLEETGNPGNLVSLRGIAKLFIPSL; translated from the coding sequence ATGAATCACGCCCTGTCGACGCTGCCCCCGCACTGCGATGTGCTGGTGGTGGGCGCCGGGCCGGCCGGCAGTGCCTGTGCCCAGTGGCTGGCGCGCCAGGGCCTGGCGGTGGTGCAGGTGGATCAACAGAGCTTTCCGCGCGACAAGGTCTGCGGCGACGGCCTGATCCCCGATGCCCACCACGCCCTGCAGCGCCTGGGCGTGCACGACGAGGTGATGGCCCAGGCCCAGGCGGTGGCGCATGTGGGCTGCATCGGGCCGCGTGGCGGGCGCGTGGATGTGCCGGGCCGCCTGGCGGTGCTGCCGCGGCGCGAGCTCGACCACATCCTGCAGCGTGCGGCCGTGCGTGCCGGCGCGCACTTCTTTGCGCCCTGGCGCTTCGAGGCGCCCTTGCTCGACGCCGCCGGCGAGCGCGTGGTCGGCGCCCGCCTCAAGGCCCCGGGTGCGGCCGAGGGGCAGGCGCTGCGCGCACGCTGGGTGGTGCTGGCCACCGGCGCGGCACCCAAGCCGCTGCAGGCGGCCGGCGTGTGCGAGCGCCACACGCCCAGCGGCATCGCGCTACGCGGCTATGTCAAAAACCAGGCCATGGTCGGGCGCATCCAGGCGCTCGAGGTGGTGTGGCACAAGCGCCTGCGCAAGGGCTATGGCTGGATCTTTCCGTGCCGCGACGGCGTGTTCAACATCGGCGTGGGCCTGGCCCACAGCCACGACCAGGCGGTGGACGGCAAGGGCTCGATGCAGGACGTGAACCTGCGCGAACTGTTCAGCGCCTTCACCGAGGTGCATCCGCATGCCGCGCAGCTGATGGCCGGCGGCAGCGTGGTGGGCGAACTGAAGGGCGCGCCGCTGCGCTGCTCGCTCGAAGGCGCGCGCTGGAGCCGGCCGGGTCTGCTGGTCACCGGCGAGGCCGCCGGCAGCACCTATGCCTTCACCGGCGAAGGCATCGGCAAGGCCATGGAGACCGGCCTGCTGGCCGCCGAGGCGCTGCTGGGCGACCTCGGCATGGCCGCGGCCCCCGGCAGCCCGCGGGCCGTCCCCGACACCACGCCGGACGCCGCCACCGACGCCGCGGTGCGCCAGGCCTACGAGCAGGGCCTGGCCGCGCTGAAGCCGCGCTTCGACCTCTATGAACGCGCCAACCGCGTCAACCACCACCCCTGGCTGGCCGACCTGCTGATCTGGCGCGCCAACAAGAGTGCGCGCATCCTGCGCCGCATGGCCGGCGTGCTCGAGGAAACCGGCAACCCCGGCAACCTGGTCAGCCTGCGCGGCATCGCCAAGCTGTTCATCCCCAGCCTGTGA